From the Saccharomycodes ludwigii strain NBRC 1722 chromosome I, whole genome shotgun sequence genome, one window contains:
- a CDS encoding uncharacterized protein (similar to Saccharomyces cerevisiae YIL124W | AYR1 | 1-AcyldihYdroxyacetone-phosphate Reductase), with product MSTTIDQSTLPPVPKCSMLYAIKEAYYGFRPNLPKFTEKDYPDLSDKLAIVTGMNTGIGYEVCKLLLAKNCTVIGVVRTQSKGDLAAENLIKETQVSKEKLQIIAGCDFTKFETVKQTGLSLQNKLEGKTINLIIHNAGLMSSRNDLSNEDGIEAMFATNVMGPQLLQHFLDPLFLKKDSSLKRIVWVSSLAHFGSPSNYGVNWDDPTYKDVSSRAHSSVLYGQSKAINIYQAKIWADLNHADKYGIISASCFPGILKTDLTRDYSFVIKGIANRLFWDSKYGAYSELYAALSPDLSKQGEYVVPFGEVHEPREDIKLGLSNGVGLKIWEYVEEQIKQYF from the coding sequence ATGAGTACCACTATCGATCAATCAACATTACCACCTGTTCCAAAGTGTAGTATGCTCTACGCAATTAAAGAAGCCTATTATGGATTTAGACCAAATTTACCAAAATTTACTGAAAAGGATTACCCCGATTTAAGTGATAAATTAGCTATTGTAACTGGTATGAATACAGGTATTGGTTATGAAGTGTGTAAACTTTTGCTTGCTAAGAATTGTACCGTTATTGGTGTTGTGAGAACTCAATCAAAAGGTGACTTGGCAGctgaaaatttaattaaagaaacGCAAGTATCTAAGGAAAAATTGCAAATTATTGCCGGTTGTGATTTTACTAAATTTGAAACTGTTAAGCAAACAGGTTTAAGTTTACAGAATAAGCTAGAGGGtaaaacaataaatctTATTATACATAACGCTGGATTAATGTCCTCTCGTAATGATTTGAGTAATGAGGACGGGATTGAAGCTATGTTTGCCACCAATGTTATGGGTCCTCAATTGTTACAACATTTTTTGGatcctctttttttgaaaaaggatTCTAgtttaaaaagaattgtTTGGGTTAGTTCTCTGGCTCATTTTGGTTCTCCCTCTAATTACGGGGTGAATTGGGATGATCCAACATATAAAGATGTTAGCAGTAGAGCACATTCCTCGGTTTTGTATGGTCAATCAAAAgctattaatatttatcaaGCTAAAATATGGGCAGATCTAAACCATGCAGACAAATATGGCATCATTTCTGCCTCTTGTTTCCCTGGTATTTTGAAAACTGATTTAACTAGAGACTATTCTTTTGTCATTAAGGGTATTGCTAACAGACTCTTTTGGGATTCTAAGTATGGTGCTTATTCTGAGTTATATGCTGCTTTGTCACCGGATCTATCCAAACAAGGCGAATACGTTGTACCTTTTGGAGAAGTACATGAACCAAGAGAAGATATTAAATTAGGGTTAAGCAATGGGGTTGGCTTAAAAATTTGGGAATATGTTGAAGaacaaattaaacaatatttttaa
- a CDS encoding membrane-bound O-acyltransferase family protein (similar to Saccharomyces cerevisiae YGL084C | GUP1 | Glycerol UPtake (paralog of YPL189W | GUP2)) produces the protein MATNMIESKLEKILSYVGAFFSLETLDTRLTYSKKTDTKKISLQNIKKTKKTKSRWNTFEFKIYGFSFLLVVPLLFKAAIDATSSSNPNYPKFEGLLSDGWMFGRKVDNSDSQYRFFRDNLFLLLGLAMGHVLLKRGLCFFFNLQQKREKIDLVIGILFSLLLHGVNVIRVFVHLLISFLITKVTTSKIFFNNSKVKDIGIAMTWIYGIGSLFLNDRFRTIEFSKVLPCLSFLDHQYKGLIPRWDVFFNFTLLRMISFNMDYIDRSFENNKNVVVNGNDQQKEEEILLNDIDRNNYKHPLSEYNFSNYLAYVLYTPLYIAGPIVTFNDYHYQCHHILPSVNKKRITLYALRFAFCVLTMEFLLHFVYVVAASKTHAWDNDTPFQLAMVGLFNLNLIWLKLLIPWRLFRLWALLDGIDPPENMIRCMDNNFSALQFWRAWHRSYNKWVIKYIYIPLGGSSNRILSTLAVFSFVAIWHDIQLKLLLWGWLVVFFLLPEIFVTKLFKPYREKPWYRIVCGVGAVLNIWMMMIANLFGFCLGQDGTKQFLYDLLFTYDGIRFTFLANLGLFIAVQVMFELREQEKRNGIYVKC, from the coding sequence atggCCACAAACATGATAGAGAGCAagttggaaaaaatattatcctATGTAGgggcttttttttcattggaAACATTGGATACAAGACTTACGTATTCTAAAAAAACCgatactaaaaaaatttctttacaaaacattaaaaaaacaaaaaaaacaaaaagcaGGTGGAACacttttgaatttaaaatatatggaTTTAGTTTTCTGCTTGTTGTTCCATTGTTGTTCAAAGCAGCAATTGATGCCACCAGTTCATCCAATCCAAACTATCCTAAATTTGAAGGATTACTAAGTGACGGTTGGATGTTTGGTCGCAAAGTTGATAATAGTGATAGCCAATACAGATTTTTCAgagataatttatttttgttattgggCTTGGCCATGGGCCATGTTTTGTTGAAAAGAGGGCTTtgctttttcttcaatttacaacaaaaaagggaaaaaattgatttgGTAATCGGTATACTATTTTCACTCTTACTTCATGGAGTTAACGTAATACGTGTTTTCGTTCACCTTttgatttcatttttaattaccAAAGTTACGACtagcaaaatattttttaacaatagTAAAGTCAAGGATATAGGCATTGCCATGACTTGGATTTATGGCATTGGttcattgtttttaaatgatagATTCAGAACTATTGAATTTTCTAAAGTGTTACCATGTCTATCCTTTTTAGACCATCAATATAAAGGATTAATACCACGCTGGGAtgtctttttcaattttaccTTACTAAGAATGATCAGCTTTAATATGGATTATATTGATAGAAGTTTTGAGAACAATAAGAATGTTGTAGTTAATGGAAACGATCAGcaaaaagaggaagaaattttattaaatgataTAGACAGAAACAATTACAAACACCCTCTCTCTGAATacaatttttccaattattTGGCATATGTTTTATATACACCTTTATATATTGCAGGTCCGATTGTAACTTTTAATGACTATCACTATCAATGCCACCATATTTTGCCAAgtgtaaataaaaaaagaataacaTTATATGCACTAAGATTTGCCTTTTGTGTATTGACTATGGAATTTTTATTGCATTTTGTTTATGTAGTTGCCGCTTCCAAGACACATGCCTGGGATAACGACACACCATTCCAGCTAGCAATGGTTGgtcttttcaatttaaacTTGATCTggttaaaattattaattccaTGGAGATTGTTTAGATTGTGGGCCTTGTTAGATGGCATCGATCCGCCAGAAAACATGATTAGATGTAtggataataattttagtGCATTGCAGTTTTGGAGGGCTTGGCATAGGAGTTACAATAAATGGGTTATTAAATACATTTATATTCCTTTGGGTGGATCATCTAATAGAATTTTATCTACCTTGGCtgtcttttcttttgtgGCCATTTGGCATGACATTCAGCTGAAATTATTACTGTGGGGATGGTTggttgtgttttttttattaccgGAGATTTTTGTTACAAAACTTTTCAAACCATATAGAGAAAAACCGTGGTACAGAATAGTTTGTGGAGTCGGTGCTGTTTTAAATATCtggatgatgatgattgCCAATTTATTTGGGTTTTGCTTGGGTCAAGATGGAACCAAACAGTttttatatgatttattatttacataTGATGGTATTAGGTTTACCTTTCTAGCAAATTTGGGTTTGTTTATTGCTGTTCAAGTTATGTTTGAGTTAAGGGaacaggaaaaaagaaatggtATATATGTAAAGTGCTAG
- the LCL3 gene encoding Lcl3p (similar to Saccharomyces cerevisiae YGL085W | LCL3 | Long Chronological Lifespan 3) codes for MSDNRNTTLTTPKVLVWSLILTGSILSTLSIFNRYFKRYGTASDIPKNVFKKHFLKGKVTSVGDGDNFHFYHTPGGVLAGWGWFREIPELISIKESSEPFKPKKVKNSSKSFWQKFLFKNQDTASDYFMRLPVKYKNRRGLETISVRLCGVDAPERSHFGNPAQPFSEEALRWLQHTLLGKDVWIKPLSIDQYGRCVAKVLYWSGLFSGYRDISLQMIELGLGTVYAGSSQSAEFDGQELKYRYEEDVAKMKKRGIWSLKHMETPAEYKKRIRS; via the coding sequence ATGTCTGATAATCGAAACACAACATTAACGACACCAAAGGTGCTGGTATGGTCATTAATTCTAACAGGTTCAATATTGAGTACACTTTCAATCTTTaatagatattttaaaagatatgGAACTGCTTCAGATATACCtaaaaatgttttcaaaaaacattttttaaaggGGAAAGTCACAAGTGTTGGCGATGGGGATAACttccatttttatcataCTCCAGGCGGTGTGTTGGCTGGTTGGGGCTGGTTTAGAGAAATTCCAGaattaatttcaattaAAGAATCATCAGAACCTTTTAAACccaaaaaagttaaaaatagcAGTAAAAGCTTTTGGCAAAAGTTTCTATTCAAAAATCAAGATACTGCCTCGGATTATTTTATGAGACTGCCGgttaaatacaaaaatagaAGGGGGTTGGAAACCATATCCGTTAGGCTCTGCGGTGTAGATGCACCGGAAAGATCACATTTTGGAAATCCTGCCCAACCGTTTAGCGAAGAGGCCCTTAGATGGTTGCAGCATACTTTGCTTGGTAAAGACGTTTGGATAAAGCCATTATCTATCGACCAATATGGAAGGTGTGTTGCTAAAGTTTTATACTGGTCAGGTCTTTTCTCTGGTTATAGGGATATTAGTTTACAAATGATTGAACTAGGTTTAGGTACAGTTTATGCGGGTAGTTCACAAAGTGCTGAGTTTGATGGACAAGAACTAAAATATAGGTATGAAGAAGATGTtgcaaaaatgaaaaagaggGGAATATGGTCTCTGAAGCACATGGAAACACCGGctgaatataaaaaacGTATACGTTCTTGA
- the MAD1 gene encoding coiled-coil domain-containing protein MAD1 (similar to Saccharomyces cerevisiae YGL086W | MAD1 | Mitotic Arrest-Deficient), protein MTDSNNDDGGSSPFLEEPALNIDNGSENDNQHIFLKHSDITTMPTAINNKTSSNDSTATIIMEKNELHRKLMSLNYTYNTLKNDCEIKELYLTTQLENMTKKYNEKLEEVDKYLNECSNLLKENENLGNNLQKITDEKQALENKNTTVTSDVHDLKGEILQLKGKIHDLNIGKQELNGQLNNLKLELDTSKDLNNRYGQDLNTKSLELKKNLNKINELESHILELEMNKNIDNTAANIQNYNEQDISLLRREITNHVSYIQELESTNLKQATELKHLKQKNENIDFLNVENSNLRTKLDKIDKDLKPQLETLELENIKLKEQLLNLDKDSASTATVTKTLMMEKTLLINENTNLKLKCDNLETKVHDLDIQNKELLDINEKYEQTVINLKKLNNELEQQKSLSFEECDLLKKQIQDLEQMLNSNSDNKLSESTSSNSNEWNSVIDQYKTQTENLTNELKKLNELSSAGSKKRKLTPETMLEDKDKFAKIQFEKLELEREITTLKSENMVLKDNLSKLSNLKEQKIRILQLRDNPLSKNQFIKKTELTLLKQENEELLGKLPISEKIPRSVYERLVFEKQQLENTTFQKNKQMLRLKQMFNSKSLEFIDTVNTILGFKIEFIAGNKVKLISCYEPSKALVMDLVNNTLKSSLSKSINSWDDLLNYWVNEKSQIPCLLASVQLKLYEQKYNQKGQLYNKISDADQNSDVI, encoded by the coding sequence ATGACCGACtctaataatgatgatggtgGTTCCTCTCCATTTTTAGAAGAACCAGCCTTAAATATCGACAATGGCAGCGAAAATGATAATcaacatatttttcttaaacATAGCGATATTACTACCATGCCTACtgctattaataataaaactagtAGTAATGATAGCACAGCGACCATTATTATGGAAAAGAATGAGTTACATAGAAAACTAATGAGCTTAAATTATACATACAAtactttgaaaaatgattgtgaaattaaagaattgTATTTAACCACACAATTAGAAAATATgactaaaaaatataacgaGAAGTTGGAAGAAGtggataaatatttaaatgaatGTTCAAATTTGTTAAAGGAAAACGAAAACTTGGGCAATAATTTACAGAAGATAACAGATGAAAAACAAGcattagaaaataaaaacacaacCGTGACTTCAGATGTGCATGATTTAAAAGGCGAAATTTTACAATTGAAGGGGAAAATACATGATCTAAATATTGGTAAACAGGAACTAAATGGtcaattgaataatttgAAACTAGAGCTAGATACTTCAAAGGATCTAAACAATAGATATGGGCAAGATCTAAACACTAAATCCTTagaactgaaaaaaaaccttAATAAGATCAATGAATTAGAATCACATATTTTGGAATTagaaatgaataaaaatatagacAATACCGCTgcaaatattcaaaattataatgaGCAAGATATATCACTATTAAGAAGGGAAATTACGAATCATGTCTCCTATATTCAAGAGTTAGAAAGTACAAATTTGAAACAAGCCACAGAATTGAAACATTTAAAGCAAAAGAACGAAAACATTGACTTTTTAAATGTCGAAAATTCCAATCTACGAACTAAGCTTGATAAAATTGATAAGGATTTGAAACCACAATTGGAAACATtagaattggaaaatattaaattaaaagagcAACTATTGAACCTAGATAAAGATTCAGCAAGCACTGCCACCGTCACCAAGACTTTAATGATGGAAAAAACTCTTTTGATTAATGAAAACAcgaatttaaaattaaaatgcGATAATTTGGAGACAAAAGTTCATGATTTAGATATTCAAAACAAAGAACTACTAGATATAAATGAGAAATATGAGCAGACTgtaataaatttgaaaaaattaaacaatgaGCTAGAACAACAAAAATCTTTATCATTTGAAGAAtgtgatttattaaaaaaacaaattcaaGATTTGGAACAAATGTTAAATTCTAATAGCGATAATAAATTGTCGGAAAGCACTAGTTCCAACAGCAATGAATGGAATTCTGTGATAGATCAGTATAAAACTCAAACAGAGAATTTGACTAACGAattgaagaaattaaaCGAGTTGAGCAGTGCTGgtagtaaaaaaagaaaattaacaCCTGAAACCATGTTAGAAGACAAAGATAAATTTGCTAAGATTCAATTCGAAAAATTGGAACTTGAAAGAGAAATCACCACATTGAAATCAGAAAATATGGTCTTGAAGGATAATTTATCCAAGttatcaaatttaaaagaacaaaaaattagaatatTGCAATTACGTGATAACCCATTAAGTAAAAAccaatttatcaaaaaaacagaattaactctattaaaacaagaaaatgaagaattaTTGGGCAAGCTTCCTATATCAGAGAAAATTCCTCGATCTGTTTATGAAAGACTTGTGTTTGAGAAACAACAATTGGAAAATACAAccttccaaaaaaataaacaaatgtTACGATTGAAACAAATGTTTAACAGTAAGTCTTTAGAGTTTATAGATACTGTCAATACCATATTGGGTTTTAAAATAGAGTTTATTGCAGGAAATAAGgttaaattaatttcatGTTATGAACCAAGTAAGGCTTTGGTTATGGATTTGGTCAATAATACTCTAAAGTCAAGCTTAAGTAAATCAATTAACAGCTGGGATGacttattaaattattgggTTAATGAAAAATCACAGATTCCCTGTTTGTTAGCTTCTGTGCAACTAAAATTGTATGAACAAAAGTATAATCAGAAAGGTCAATTGTACAACAAAATAAGTGATGCTGATCAAAATTCTGATGTGATATGA
- the MMS2 gene encoding E2 ubiquitin-conjugating protein MMS2 (similar to Saccharomyces cerevisiae YGL087C | MMS2 | Methyl MethaneSulfonate sensitivity), protein MSKVPRSFRLLEELEKGEKGLGPESCSYGLADAEDITMTNWNGTILGPPHSNHENRIYFLSIKCGDNYPDQPPEIKFISKINLPCVNAENGQVSANEFHTLKNWKRSYTMETLLLDLRKEMSTAANKKLPQPAEGSTF, encoded by the coding sequence ATGTCCAAGGTGCCAAGAAGTTTTAGATTGTTGGAAGAACTAGAAAAGGGAGAAAAGGGTCTGGGCCCAGAATCATGTAGTTACGGTTTAGCAGATGCAGAAGACATTACCATGACAAATTGGAATGGTACTATTTTAGGACCGCCACATAGTAATCACGAAAATAGGATCTACTTTCTGTCAATTAAATGTGGAGACAATTACCCAGATCAACCACCAGAAATCAAGTTTATATCCAAGATAAACTTGCCATGCGTGAATGCTGAGAACGGGCAAGTTAGTGCTAATGAATTTCacactttaaaaaattggaaaagatCTTATACTATGGAAACTTTGTTGTTGGATTTAAGAAAGGAAATGTCTACTGCagcaaacaaaaaattaccaCAGCCAGCAGAAGGATCCACATTTTGA
- the POS5 gene encoding NADH kinase (similar to Saccharomyces cerevisiae YPL188W | POS5 | PerOxide Sensitive): MSLLRPPMILFLRNTSFNLTKKNLLLQKKNFLSTIVKTKPVSDLRSKIYADYVSSPKSKLQSLLWHAPVQNIFIMKKPWTIRTTKAMAIFIKHIHDTYPSINIIVTPDVIEELTPILLSKNDIEGIKVVPSRTNAVNADTPYVLYTGSTEDIIKKTDLLVTLGGDGTILRAVSIFSNDYVPPVLAFSLGTLGFLLPFQFQDYVSVFDKVIHSRSKVLHRNRLECHVLRNGVNITQNKNKQVSPSTTTIPITTTAATTNSNNNNSSNNEMVHAMNDIFLHRGDSPHLTNLDIYIDGDFLTRTTADGVVLSTPTGSTAYSLSAGGSIVSPLVPCILLTPICPRSLSFRPLILAHTSHIMIKIGSKASSGGPLDNKVVKLSIDGIPQQDLHIDDEIHIINEVGTIYVNGSHVPTRITKPAVITSGTSISGEGVVRGTAKNRGKMSGIYCIAKTENDWTHGINELLGFNSSFRFTKES, from the coding sequence ATGTCACTGCTAAGACCGCCAatgatattgtttttacGTAACACATCGTTTAACTTAACCAAAAAGAACTTACtattgcaaaaaaaaaactttttgaGTACCATTGTTAAAACAAAACCTGTTAGTGACCTACGTTCCAAAATATACGCAGATTATGTTTCGTCGCCCAAATCCAAGTTGCAATCATTGTTATGGCATGCGCCTGTTCAAAACATATTTATCATGAAAAAACCATGGACTATTAGAACTACCAAGGCAATGgccatttttatcaaacaCATACATGACACATATCCCTCAATTAATATAATAGTTACGCCTGACGTAATCGAAGAATTGACACCTATTTTATTGtcaaaaaatgatatagaAGGCATCAAAGTTGTCCCCTCTCGAACTAATGCCGTTAATGCTGATACACCATATGTTTTGTATACAGGGTCTACtgaagatattattaaaaagacTGACTTGTTAGTTACGTTAGGTGGAGATGGTACCATATTGAGGGCAGTTTCTATATTTAGCAATGATTATGTGCCACCTGTGTTAGCATTTTCATTAGGCACACTAGGATTTTTATTGCCCTTTCAATTTCAGGATTATGTTTCTGTGTTTGATAAAGTTATTCACAGTAGAAGTAAAGTTTTACATAGGAACAGATTAGAGTGTCATGTTCTAAGAAATGGTGTCAATATTacacaaaacaaaaacaaacagGTATCTCcctcaacaacaacaattccTATTACTACTACCGCTGCTACAaccaacagcaacaacaataacagtaGTAATAACGAAATGGTCCATGCTATGAATGATATTTTCTTACATAGAGGAGATTCGCCGCACTTAACCAATTTAGATATTTATATAGATGgtgattttttaacaagGACAACTGCTGACGGTGTGGTACTATCTACACCAACAGGGTCTACAGCATATTCGTTAAGTGCAGGTGGATCTATTGTATCGCCTTTAGTTCCATGTATCTTACTAACTCCTATTTGTCCTCGATCCTTATCATTTAGACCATTGATTTTAGCACATACTTCACATATTATGATTAAAATTGGTTCCAAAGCTTCGAGTGGAGGACCTTTAGATAATAAAGTTGTCAAGTTAAGCATTGACGGAATACCTCAACAGGATTTGCATATAGATGACGAAATACATATTATTAACGAAGTGGGGACTATATATGTTAATGGTTCCCATGTACCAACAAGAATAACTAAACCAGCCGTAATAACCAGTGGCACTAGCATATCTGGAGAAGGTGTCGTACGCGGGACCGCCAAAAATAGAGGCAAAATGTCGGGTATTTATTGTATAGCCAAGACAGAAAATGATTGGACTCATGGTATTAACGAACTATTAGGATTCAATTCTAGCTTCAGATTCACCAAGGAATCCTAA